GATCGTCCCCGTCTTCCAGAACACCTGCTATCCACCCAACCAGCCGACGCCGCGCCGCTGCTACCAGCTTGGCAAGGCGCTGCACGCCGCGATCGAGGCGTGGGATGCGGACAAGCGCGTAGCGGTCGTCGCCTCGGGCGGGCTCAGCCACTTCGTCGTGGACGAGGAGCTGGACCGCATGGTGATCCGCGGCCTTGAAGAGAAGGACGGCGAGTTGCTCTCCTCGCTGCCGCGCAAGCGCCTGGATTCGGCCACCTCGGAGACGCGCAACTGGATCACGGCGGCCGGCGCGCTGGAGCACCTGCAGTTCCGGCTGATCGACTACCTGCCGGGCTATCGCACGCCGGCCGGCACCGGCGGCGGCTGGGCCTTCGGCGCCTGGTCCTGATCGCGGCGGCTTAACCCCGCCGCGGCTGAAGGCGCGTCCGCATGGGAAGTCTCGGTGCTCGATGGGCGCCCAGCGCCCATCGAGCACCGTTGCGCTGCGCTCTGGCCCCACGGGGGAAGGGTTTGGTTGAGGCAAGCATTCGTTCTCAGATAACCCCTCCCCTGTGGGGAGGGAACAGACGGCGAAGCCGTCAGTGGTAGGTCCGCGGCCGGGCCGTCTTGTAGGCCAGGCACAGATGGGGACGCCGCCGGCTTGGGGTCGGCCGCCATTGGCGCGGGCGGTGCGGCAAGCGTATGCTTGCGGCCACAAGCGGCGCAGGGCGCCCGTTGCGGTTCGGTGACTAGAGACGCGGGAGGAATGGTGCTGGCGTCCGTCTCATCCGAGGCCGAGAAGACCGGTGCGTCCGCCGGGGCGGGCGCGGCCGTGCTGGCGGCACGCGGCGTCTCCAAGCTCTACGGCCGCTTCAAGGCCGTGGATGGCGTCGACCTCGACGTCTTCGACAAGCGCGTGCATGCGCTCGTCGGCCCCAACGGCGCGGGCAAGACTACCGTCCTGAACCTGCTCGGCGGGCAGATCCTGCCCACCAGCGGCGACGTGTTGTTCGACGGCCGCTCGCTCGGCGCCAGCAAGCCCGCGCACCGCGCCCGCGCCGGCATCGGCCGCTCGTTTCAGCTCACCAGCGTGCTGACGACCTTCACTTGCCTCGAAAACGTGGTGATGGCGGTGCAGGCGCGCCGCAGCATGCTGCAACTGCTGCGTCCGCGCAGCCGCGAAGCTGACCTGTCCCTGGCGCACGAGATCCTCGGCCGGGTTGGCCTGCACGATCGCGCCGGCGTGCCGGCAGGGCAGCTCGCGCACGGTCAGCAGCGCCAGCTCGAGGTCGCGATCGCGCTGGGGGCACGGCCGCGCGTGCTGCTGCTGGACGAGCCCTCCTCCGGCATGAGCCCGCACGAGCGCCAGAACCTGGCCGACCTGCTGCGCCAGGTGGCGACGACGACCGCCGTGCTCATGGTCGAGCACGACGTGCACCTGGTGCGCACGGTGGCCGATACGGTGAGCGCCTTCAGCGAGGGCCGCAAGCTGATCGAGGGCACGCCGGAGCAGGTGTTCGCGGCGCCCGAAGTGCAGCGCGTCTTCCTGCGGGGGCTGCAGGATGTTTGAGCTGCGCGGCCTGCACGCCTACTACGGCAAGAGCCACATCGTGCAGGGCATCTCGCTCGAAGTCAGCGCGGGCGAGGCGGTGGGGCTGGTCGGTCGCAATGGCGTGGGCAAGACCACGACGCTGAAGGCGATCATCGGCCTGCTGCGCCAGACGCGCGGCCAGATCCTCTTCGACAAGCGCGAGGTCTCGAAGCTGCCGACGCACCGCCGCGCCGCGCTCGGCCTGGGCTACGTGCCCGAAGAGCGCGCGGTTTTCCCCGATATGAGCGTGGAGGAGAACATCCGCATCGGCGCCTTGCTGCAGAGCGGCGGCGACCAACAGCGCTGCCTCGACGGGGCCTACGCCCTCTTCCCGATCCTGCGAGAGCGGCGCGAGCAGCTCGCCGGCACGCTCAGCGGCGGCCAGCAGAAGATGCTTTCGCTGGCGCGCGGGCTGGCGCTGCGGCCGCGCCTGCTGCTCGTGGACGAGCCCAGCGAGGGGCTGATGCCGATGTTCGTTGCGCACGTGAGCGAGGCGCTCGCGCATGCGGCCGAGAGCGGCAACGCCATCCTGCTGGTCGATGCCTCGTACGAGTTGTTGCGCCGCGTCTGCGCCCGGCTCTACGTGATGGACCGTGGCCTGATCACCGGCGTCTACCGGCCGGAGGAGTTCGCCAGCCCGGACGCGCTGGCCGCCGCCTATCTGGGCGCCGCGGCCGCGGCGCCGGCGCCTGCCGCGGAGGCGACGAGGGCGTGAACGAGTTCATCTTGCAGGCGTTGAACGGGCTGGTCGTCGGCCTCTCGCTGGCGCTGGTCGCCTCCGGGCTGGCGCTGATGTTCGGCGTGCTGGACATCGTCAACTTCGCGCACGGCGACTTCTACATGCTGGGCGGCTACGTGCTCTGGTGGACGCTGCCGAAGACGCACAATTTCGTGGTGAGCGTGGTGCTGGCCGGCCTCGTCGTGGGCGTGGGCGGGTTGATCATGCTGCTGCTCCTCGTGCGTCCGCTGCTGGACCGGGCGCTGACCTCGACGGTGCTGGCCACGCTGGGCCTCAGCCTGATCCTGCAGCAGTGGGCGACGCGCACCTTCGGCGGCGACGCCAAGCCGGTCGAGGCGCCGCTCTCGGCGCACGTGAACATCGGCTCCGTCCAGTACCCGGTGTACAGCCTGATCATCATCGTCGTCTCGGCGGCGATCCTGGCCGGCGCCTTCTTCTACCTCAAGTATGCGAAGTGGGGCATCTGGCTGCGCGCCGTGGCGCAGAACCGTTCCATGGCCGCGGTGCTGGGCGTGCCCGTGCCGCGGGTCTACTGGCTCGCCTTCGCGGCCAGCTCGGCGCTGGCCGGCATCGGCGGCAGCCTGCTGGCGCCGAGCAGCGGCGTCTATCCAACCGTGGGCAACGACGTGATCCTCAACGCCTTCGTCGTCGTGGTGGCGGGCGGCATGGGCAACTTCATGGGCGCGGCGCTGATCGCGGTGCTGCTCGGCGAGATCGAATCGCTGGGCACGATCACCTACGGCTCGATCTCGCTTTCGCCGGTCGCCGTGCGGCTGCTGGCGATCGCCGTGGTGATCGTGCTGCTGATGGTGCGATCGCGCCGCCAGAGCGCCCTGGCGCGGCTGTAAGCGATGGCTTCCGGAGCGGCGACGGGGCCGGCTGTGCAGCCATTCGGAGTGACGGTGGAGCGGGCGCGATGAAGGTGGCGGGCCGCAGGTGGCGTTCAACGCCGTGGTGGCTGCACGGCGGCCTGCTGGCGCTGCTCGTGCTCGCGCTGATCGTCGTGCCGCCGGCGAAGGGCGGGATTTTCTCGCAGAAGCTGGCGCTGTATCTGATCTTCGGGCTGCTTGGGCTTTCGGTTGCGCTGATCACCGGCTACGCGCGGCTGTTCAACATCGGCGTCGGCGCCACCTTCGGCGTCAGCGCCTACGCCGCCGCCATCGCCACGCAGCACGGCGTCAGCAACCCGGTCCTGCTGCCGCTGATCGGCATCGGCGCCGGCCTGGTCGTTTCGGTGCTGTTCGGCATCTTCGCCATCGTCGCCTCCGGCATCCAGTACATGATGCTGACCTTCCTGACCACGCTGGCCTTCTTCGAGGTGCCCAACTTTTTGACCAAGCTGACCGGCGGCGACAACGGCCTCGTGCTCAAGGGCGGGCTGCACCTCTCCTTCGGCCAGAACCCGCTGCGGGGCCACGGCTTCTACTACCTCGTGCTGGGCGTGACGCTGTTCGTTTGCGCCGTCTGCTGGTACGCGCTCAACTCGCAGTTCGGCCGTGCCGTGCGTGCGATCGGCCAGAATCCGCTGCGGGCGGCGGCGATGGGCTACGAGGTCAGCCGCTACCGTATGGCGCTGACGCTGCTCTCCGGCTTCGTCGCGGCGGTGGGCGGCTGGCTGCTGGTGCTCGACAACCAGTTCGTCTCGCAGGACATGGTTGGGCTGAACTACTCGCTCAACGGCCTGCTCTACGCGCTCGTTGGCGGCGTGGACAGCATTGTCGGCCCGCTGATCGGGGCCGCCGGCTTCCGCAACATCTCGGAGACGATCAGCCGGCACAGTTCCGACTCGCAGCTCTTCATCGGCATCGCTCTGATCGCGATCGTCTTCCTGATGCCCGACGACGGCGTGATCGGACTCTACCGGCGGGCGCGGGCGCGGGGTCTGCGCGGGCTCGGCGGCGGGCTGCGCTCGTATGCGCTCGGCCTGCTGCGGATGACACGCAGCGACGGTGAGGCGATAGAGCCAGAGGCGGCGGCCGGGCTGCGAGCGACGGAGGACGCGCACAACCTGTAGCCGCCCGCTTGCACGGCTGGAATGAGGCTGGCAGTATCCGGGAACCACGCCGCCGCCCGTGGACGCGACGGCGCAGCAAGACAGGGAGGCAGGGCATGGATCTGGCCATCCGCAGAATTCGGCGAGCGCCGCTGCGCCTGCTGCTCGTGGGGCTGCCCGCGCTGCTGCTCGTCGCCTGCAGCTCGAGCAACAACAACTCGAGCAGCAACAAGCCCGCGACCGCGGTCAAAGCCGCGAGCGCGGCGGCGCCGGCCTCGGCCGCCAGCGCTGCCGGCACGGCCGCGGCAGCGGCAGCCACGAAGGCCGCGAGCGCCGCGGCTGTCACCACCGCCGCCTCTGGTTCGCCCGCCGCCGCGGCGCCGGCCGGCCCGACGCAGTCGCCGCAGGCGCAGGTGCAGGCCACGGGCAGCCCGATCAAGATCGGCGTGCTGGCCGACCTGACCGGCGCCTTCGCCAACGAAGGCAACTACATGAAGCTCGGCGTCGATTTCGCCATCCAGCACATCAACGCCACCGGTGGCATCAACGGCCACAAGGTCGAGGCTGTCTACGCCGACCCGAAGACCGATCCGGCCGAGGCCGTGCGCCTGGCGCGCGAGCTGGTGCAGCAGGATAACGTCGATGTGCTGGTCGGCGGCGTGGGCAGCAACGAGTGCCTGGCCGTGGAGCAGCAGGCGCCGCAGCTCGGCGTCCTCTACGTGGCGTCCACCGGCTGCGCCAGCGACGTGTTCACCAGCACCGCCTGCAACAAATTCTCCTTCCGCGTCGAGCCGACCGCCAACCAGACCACCGACCCGGAGTCGAGCTACCTCATCAAGTCCGCCGGGCCGAAGTGGGGCGTGATGTACGCCGACTACGCCTTCGGCCAGTCGCAGCTCAAGGCCTACAAAGATTCTCTCGGCAAGCTCGGTGGCTCGGTCACGGTCGAGATTCCCGTGCCGCTGAACGAATCGAACGTCTCGCCCTACGTCAGCAAGATCCCGACCGACGGCTCGATCAACGGCCTCGTGGTCGCCTTCGGCGGCGCCGACCTGGTGCGCATCATGGGCGCCATCCAGCAGTTCGGCATCAACAAGAAGGTGGCGATCTCCACCCAGGCGAGCAAGGACTTCTTCGGCGGCACCGCGCCCGACGCCGTGGACGGCAGCATCGGCGTGACCGTCCATCCGACCGACGGCATTCCGGGCAACACGTACGACGCGCAGTTCGACGCCGACTGGCATAAGTTCGCCCCGCAGGAGCGCACCACGATCGGCGTGCATGGGTACGTCTCGTACATGGCGATCAGCGCGGTCCGCGCCGCCGGCGATGCGGCCAAGGTCAACGGCAAGGCCGACACGCAGAAGTGGATCACCGCCTTCGAGAACCTGAACATGCCGCAGGGGCCGGACTCGCCGACCGGGCCGATGATCATGAACAAGAACGACCACCAGGGCCGCATGAACGTCTACATCATCCAGGAGCACGGCCAGAAGGAAGACATCCTGCAGACCGTGCCCGCGTCCGAAGTGCCGCAGATCGGCACCTGCCAGGCGAAGTAGCGGGGCTCTCGGCCCTCATCCCCCGGCCCCTTCCCCCAATCCTGGGGGAAGGGGAGATCGATCCGCGAGGCTAGAAGGCTAAAGGCGGGACGTACAAGCTCCCCTCTCCCAGGATTGGGAGAGGGGTCGGGGGTGAGGGCCGACGGGCCGGAGGTCACAGCATGCATGCACTGGTCGCCCGCCTTGCACGGCTCGATTCCTGCGCCGTCTCCGATGCGCTGGACCGGCTGGGGCTGGCCGGCACGGTAACAGGCATTCGTTGCCAGACCGGCACGGCGAAGATCGCCGGCCGCGTCGTCACCGTGCGCCTCGGTCCGCCCGACGGCACGGCCTCGACCCGTCACCTCGGCACGGCGGCGATCGAGGCCGCCGCACCGGGCGACGTGATCGTGATCGACCACCAGGGGCGCGACGACGCGGCGGGCTGGGGCGGCATTCTTTCGACCGCGGCACAGATCCGCGGCGTGGCCGGCACGATCGTGGACGGCGCCTGCCGCGACGTGGACGAGGCGCGCGAGCGCGGCTTCCCCGTCTTCGCCCGCGGCGCCGTGCCGCTCACCGCGCGCGGCCGCGCCGTGGAGCAGGCGTTCAACGAGCCGGTCACGATCGGCGGCGCCTCCGTTCAGCCCGGCGATCTCGTGATCGCCGACGGCAGCGGCGTCGTCTTCGTGAGCGCCAAACGGGCGGGAGAAGTGCTGGAAACGGCGGAAGGGATCGCCGCGCGCGAGGCGGAGATGACCCGCGCCGTGCTCGCCGGCCGGCCGGTCTCTGAAGTGATGGGCGCCAACTACGAGTCGATGCTGCACCGCTGATGCAGGCCGCGGGCCGGTCGCGATTTTGGGAGGAATGGCATGGCGGATAAGGAGACGGTACACGGGCTGCTGCGCGGCGCCATCGACATGCACGTGCACTCGGCGCCCGACGTGCTGCCGCGCAAGTTCGACGATGTGGTGCTGGCGCAGCGCACGATCGACTCGGGCATGGCCGGTTTCGTGCTCAAGTCGCACTACATCTGCACGGCCGACCGCGCCACAATGGTGCGCGCCATGTTCCCGCAGGTGCAGGCCTTCGGCGCGCTGACCCTGAACAACTCGGTCGGCGGGCTGAACCCGATCGCCGTCGACATCGCCGGGCGGCTGGGCAACAAGGTCGTCTGGCTGCCGACCGTCGATTCGCAGAACGAGCTGGAGAACATCGCCGGCCAGCGCGACGAAAGCAAGCTGCCCTACTGGATGAGCATCGCGCGCGAGATGCGCCAGCTCGGCATCGCCGGCAACTGGATCCGCATGATCGACGACAACGGCAAGGTGATCGATGCGGCGATGCAGTGCCTGGAGCTGATCGCGCGGCACGACATGGTGCTGGCCACGGGCCACATCAGCCTGCCGGAGCTGCGCGCCGTGGTGAAGGCCGCGCACGAGCTCAAGGTCCAGCGCATCATCATCACCCACGCCGAGTTCCCGACCACGTTCTTGACCATCGACCAGCACCGCGAGTTGCAGCCCTACGGCGTCTACTTCGAGCGCTGCTTCACCACGCCCTACACGGGCAAAGTCGCCTGGGAGACGGTGGTCGAGAACATCAAGCAGGTCGGCGCCGAGACGACGATCATCTCCACCGACCTCGGCCAGACCACGAACCCGTACGTGGACGAAGGGCTGGAGATCTACTTCGGCAAGCTGCTGGACGCCGGCATCTCCGAGCGCCAGATCGAGCGCATGGTGCGCGACAACCCCGCCAACCTCCTCGCCGCCGCCCAGCCCGCAAAGGTCTAATTGCGAGCCAGCTTCCACAGCCTCCCCCTCTCCAGCTTCGCTGGAGAGGGGGCCGGGGGTGAGGCCACATGCCCGACTACCGCGCCGACATCGTCGGCAGCCTCTTGCGGCCGGAC
This is a stretch of genomic DNA from Dehalococcoidia bacterium. It encodes these proteins:
- a CDS encoding ABC transporter ATP-binding protein, with product MVLASVSSEAEKTGASAGAGAAVLAARGVSKLYGRFKAVDGVDLDVFDKRVHALVGPNGAGKTTVLNLLGGQILPTSGDVLFDGRSLGASKPAHRARAGIGRSFQLTSVLTTFTCLENVVMAVQARRSMLQLLRPRSREADLSLAHEILGRVGLHDRAGVPAGQLAHGQQRQLEVAIALGARPRVLLLDEPSSGMSPHERQNLADLLRQVATTTAVLMVEHDVHLVRTVADTVSAFSEGRKLIEGTPEQVFAAPEVQRVFLRGLQDV
- a CDS encoding ABC transporter ATP-binding protein, whose translation is MFELRGLHAYYGKSHIVQGISLEVSAGEAVGLVGRNGVGKTTTLKAIIGLLRQTRGQILFDKREVSKLPTHRRAALGLGYVPEERAVFPDMSVEENIRIGALLQSGGDQQRCLDGAYALFPILRERREQLAGTLSGGQQKMLSLARGLALRPRLLLVDEPSEGLMPMFVAHVSEALAHAAESGNAILLVDASYELLRRVCARLYVMDRGLITGVYRPEEFASPDALAAAYLGAAAAAPAPAAEATRA
- a CDS encoding branched-chain amino acid ABC transporter permease; the protein is MNEFILQALNGLVVGLSLALVASGLALMFGVLDIVNFAHGDFYMLGGYVLWWTLPKTHNFVVSVVLAGLVVGVGGLIMLLLLVRPLLDRALTSTVLATLGLSLILQQWATRTFGGDAKPVEAPLSAHVNIGSVQYPVYSLIIIVVSAAILAGAFFYLKYAKWGIWLRAVAQNRSMAAVLGVPVPRVYWLAFAASSALAGIGGSLLAPSSGVYPTVGNDVILNAFVVVVAGGMGNFMGAALIAVLLGEIESLGTITYGSISLSPVAVRLLAIAVVIVLLMVRSRRQSALARL
- a CDS encoding branched-chain amino acid ABC transporter permease, producing MKVAGRRWRSTPWWLHGGLLALLVLALIVVPPAKGGIFSQKLALYLIFGLLGLSVALITGYARLFNIGVGATFGVSAYAAAIATQHGVSNPVLLPLIGIGAGLVVSVLFGIFAIVASGIQYMMLTFLTTLAFFEVPNFLTKLTGGDNGLVLKGGLHLSFGQNPLRGHGFYYLVLGVTLFVCAVCWYALNSQFGRAVRAIGQNPLRAAAMGYEVSRYRMALTLLSGFVAAVGGWLLVLDNQFVSQDMVGLNYSLNGLLYALVGGVDSIVGPLIGAAGFRNISETISRHSSDSQLFIGIALIAIVFLMPDDGVIGLYRRARARGLRGLGGGLRSYALGLLRMTRSDGEAIEPEAAAGLRATEDAHNL
- a CDS encoding ABC transporter substrate-binding protein — encoded protein: MDLAIRRIRRAPLRLLLVGLPALLLVACSSSNNNSSSNKPATAVKAASAAAPASAASAAGTAAAAAATKAASAAAVTTAASGSPAAAAPAGPTQSPQAQVQATGSPIKIGVLADLTGAFANEGNYMKLGVDFAIQHINATGGINGHKVEAVYADPKTDPAEAVRLARELVQQDNVDVLVGGVGSNECLAVEQQAPQLGVLYVASTGCASDVFTSTACNKFSFRVEPTANQTTDPESSYLIKSAGPKWGVMYADYAFGQSQLKAYKDSLGKLGGSVTVEIPVPLNESNVSPYVSKIPTDGSINGLVVAFGGADLVRIMGAIQQFGINKKVAISTQASKDFFGGTAPDAVDGSIGVTVHPTDGIPGNTYDAQFDADWHKFAPQERTTIGVHGYVSYMAISAVRAAGDAAKVNGKADTQKWITAFENLNMPQGPDSPTGPMIMNKNDHQGRMNVYIIQEHGQKEDILQTVPASEVPQIGTCQAK
- a CDS encoding RraA family protein, coding for MHALVARLARLDSCAVSDALDRLGLAGTVTGIRCQTGTAKIAGRVVTVRLGPPDGTASTRHLGTAAIEAAAPGDVIVIDHQGRDDAAGWGGILSTAAQIRGVAGTIVDGACRDVDEARERGFPVFARGAVPLTARGRAVEQAFNEPVTIGGASVQPGDLVIADGSGVVFVSAKRAGEVLETAEGIAAREAEMTRAVLAGRPVSEVMGANYESMLHR
- a CDS encoding DUF6282 family protein, producing the protein MADKETVHGLLRGAIDMHVHSAPDVLPRKFDDVVLAQRTIDSGMAGFVLKSHYICTADRATMVRAMFPQVQAFGALTLNNSVGGLNPIAVDIAGRLGNKVVWLPTVDSQNELENIAGQRDESKLPYWMSIAREMRQLGIAGNWIRMIDDNGKVIDAAMQCLELIARHDMVLATGHISLPELRAVVKAAHELKVQRIIITHAEFPTTFLTIDQHRELQPYGVYFERCFTTPYTGKVAWETVVENIKQVGAETTIISTDLGQTTNPYVDEGLEIYFGKLLDAGISERQIERMVRDNPANLLAAAQPAKV